A region from the Nematostella vectensis chromosome 13, jaNemVect1.1, whole genome shotgun sequence genome encodes:
- the LOC5513404 gene encoding junctophilin-1, with product MSGGRFDFEDGGTYCGEWRNGKAHGYGICTGPKGQARYEGSWHNGFELSGVYVWPNGHRYEGEWYCGKRHGLGVEYRGKWIYQGEWEDGFKARYGVQRSQSGARYEGSWTSGLQEGYGIEVYANGGYYYGQWKTGMRSGYGIRSAKRDPKVTITNYARSISRQSNAESNGVIPTKQKRQGGELPPAEPHSPKSGSESDNASNTGSVNSTVGSGSTQLADGSLDSTVAVTQTEPEAEPVKPVRELYKGDWKNDKRHGYGILEASDGYKYIGQWHENMRHGLGVACYPDSSKYEGEFENDNLVVDIKKKGPIKTLVTRFRQRLQVACEAAQQASDLAVQKSHMALSRATAARDRALEAAAAAENARQSTVIAKRRARELMQAVHISGMEFVKT from the exons ATGTCCGGCGGTCGATTTGACTTTGAAGATGGTGGCACTTACTGTGGGGAATGGCGAAACGGCAAAGCGCATGGCTATGGAATTTGCACGGGTCCTAAAGGACAGGCCCGCTACGAGGGCTCATGGCATAATGGATTTGAACTCAGTGGAGTTTACGTTTGGCCAAATGGTCATAGATACGAAGGTGAATGGTATTGCGGGAAAAGACACGGTTTAGGCGTAGAATATCGCGGGAAATGGATTTATCAGGGAGAGTGGGAAGACGGATTTAAGGCGAGGTACGGAGTGCAGCGATCTCAAAGTGGCGCGCGGTATGAGGGAAGTTGGACGTCGGGACTGCAAGAAGGTTATGGGATCGAGGTTTACGCCAATGGAG gatacTATTATGGCCAGTGGAAAACTGGGATGCGGTCAGGTTATGGAATCCGCAGTGCAAAGCGAGACCCCAAAGTCACTATAACAAATTATGCTCGATCAATTTCTAGACAGTCAAATGCTGAATCAAATGGTGTAAtaccaacaaaacaaaaaaggcaagGGGGTGAACTTCCTCCAGCTGAGCCACATTCTCCCAAATCTGGCAGTGAAAGTGACAATGCTAGCAATACAGGCTCTGTTAATAGCACTGTAGGGAGCGGGTCAACACAACTTGCAGATGGAAGTCTGGATAGCACCGTTGCTGTAACACAAACAGAGCCAGAGGCAGAGCCAGTGAAACCAGTGCGGGAGCTTTACAAAGGTGACTGGAAAAATGATAAACGTCATGGTTATGGAATTTTAGAAGCATCTGATGGTTATAAGTATATAGGGCAATGGCATGAGAATATGCGGCATGGGCTTGGCGTCGCTTGCTACCCTGACTCTTCTAAATACGAAGGCGAGTTTGAGAATGATAACTTAGTGGTTGATATTAAAAAGAAAGGTCCAATTAAGACACTTGTGACCCGGTTTCGCCAGCGACTTCAAGTTGCATGCGAGGCTGCACAGCAAGCATCGGACTTGGCTGTGCAGAAATCGCATATGGCTCTATCAAGGGCTACTGCAGCAAGGGACCGAGCTTTAGAAGCTGCAGCTGCTGCGGAAAATGCAAGACAATCTACAGTCATTGCAAAGCGCCGTGCAAGGGAGCTTATGCAAGCTGTTCACATTTCTGGAATGGAGTTTGTAAAAACATAA